GCTTCGGCGCCTGGGCCGTGGACCCGGAAACGGACAGCCGCCCGCTGGTCCTCCTCGCCGCTGACGCCGCAGCCGCCCGCGAAATGTGGGACCACCTGGTCCGTGTGGGCATCGACAAGGTAGCCGGCTACACCACCAGCCTCGAAGGCCTGCCCTCCTACAACCCGCAGCGCATCCTTCCGGAAGACCTGGCCGGCTTCGACGCCGCACTGGTACTGGATGTACGCAACAAAACCGAACACATTGACGGCCACATCCCCGGCTCCAGCCAGCTCAGCGCCGGGCGGGTCCTGTGGAACCAGGACCAGCTGCCGGCCGGGGCCAGCATCGTGACGTACTGCCAGAGCGGTGTACGCAACTCGGTGGCCGCCAGCACGCTGCGCCGCGCAGGGTTCGACGTCGTCGAGCTCGAGGGCAGCTACGCCGGCTGGAAGCAGTGGAAGGACGCCCAGGAGGCCTAACCGCCGCCTGCAGGCAACACACGCAAAAAGGGGGGTGCCCCGCATCGCGGAGCATCCCCTTCACACCGGATTAGGCCAGGGACAGGAAGAGCTTTTCCAGGTCCTTCTTGTCCATGGATCCGTCCTCATTGGTCAGGCACTGTTCCAGGCCGGACGCGATGATCGCGAACCCTGCCTTGTCCAGGGCCTTCGAGACGGCGGCGAGCTGCGTGACGATGTCCTTGCAGTCCCGGCCCTCCTCCAGCATCCGGGTCACTGCAGCCAGCTGGCCCTGTGCCCGCTTGAGCCTGTTGACGACGGGGGCGAGTTCGGTGGTGTCGAGCTGCATAACCTTCTCCTTCACGTGGAATTCTTCCCCAACTATACCCCCCGGGGTTTTAGCAGGACTGGGCCCGGCCCCTCCTGGAAAGCTTCCGGAACCTCCTCCAACCACCCGAAAAGAGACCGCCATGGCCTCCGCGCCCACCCCCGCCGTTGCTGAACTTGACGCCGCCACCCTCCGCGAATGGATCAGCGCGCATGAGGACCTGGTCATCCTGGATGTCCGGTCCGCCGCAGAATTTGAATCCCTGCACATCCGCGGGGCCTACAACGTCCCGCTTCCTCTGCTGTCCGAACACACCACGGAGCTGGCCGAACGCCTGGGCAGCCGGGTTGTACTGGTCTGCCAGTCCGGCGTCCGCGCCGAACAGGCCCGTAAGCACCTGGACGCTGCAGGCATCGACACCGCCAGGGTCCTGAAGGACGGCGTGCCCGGTTTCGCAGCGGCCGGCGGCGTCGTCGTCCGGGGCGCCCGGCGCTGGTCGCTGGAACGCCAGGTCCGCATGGCTGGGCCAGGCCCTGTCCAAGATGCCCTGGAACAAGAGCGCCGCCGATCCCACGGCTTCCTCGGCCATCGCCCAGCTGCCCGCCGTCCGCTAAGCGGCGTTTCCGCTCTTGTTCCTCCCTCTTTAAGGACCGTTCCATGACAGTCGCCTTCGCGGCAACCCTGCTGCTCTCCGTGCTGATCGGGCTTTCGCTCGGCCTGCTCGGCGGTGGCGGGTCCATCCTCACCGTGCCGATACTCACCTACGTCGCCGGGCTGAATCCCCGCGAGGCAATTGCCTCCTCGCTGTTCGTTGTCGGCGCGACTTCCGCGGTGAGTGTCCTCGGGCATGCCCGCAAGGGCAGGGTGATGTGGCGCACCGGGCTGCTGTTCGGCGCGGCCGGCATGGTCGGCGCCTTCGGCGGCGGCCAGGTGGGAGGCCGCCTGCCGGAGACCGTCCTGATGGTGGCGTTCGCCGCCATGATGCTGGCTGCCTCCGTGGCCATGATCCGCGGCCGCAGGGGTGCCCCGGCCGACAGTCGGACGGGCGAGCAGCCGGCGCCGAAGGTACTGCTGATGGGGCTGGTCATCGGATTGGTGGCAGGACTGGTGGGTGCAGGCGGCGGTTTCCTGATTGTGCCCGCGCTGGCGCTGCTGGGCGGGCTGACCATGCCAGCCGCCGTCGCAACGTCGCTGGTGGTGATTTCCTTGCAGTCGCTGGCCGGACTGGGCGGCTACCTCACCACCGTGAACCTTAACTGGCCGCTGGTAGGCGCAGTTACCGTATTGGCCGTCCTCGGCTCCCTCGTCGGCGCCCGGCTGGCCGGAAAGATTCCGGAAGCCGCACTTCGGCGCGGCTTCGGGCTCTTTGTGCTGGTCATGGGGATGTTCGTCCTGGCCCAGGAGCTGCTGGGCCTGCGCTAGGCGCGCGCGGACCGCCTTCTAGCCCCCGGGTTTTCCCACACTCTGGTGCTGCGGCGGTTGGTGTTTCCCCATCCGGCACCCACGCCACACTCGGTGGGATCTTGTGCAAGCAGCACCTAGTTAGAGCAGAGCGCCGGCAGGGGTATTTTCCCCTGCCGGCCCCTTTTATACGGGCCGGATCTGTCCTGCCCGCCGATGAAGGCGGCCGAAGGCCCCCGCGGGCCCCTCCGGCCTAATGACCCAGGCTCCGCTGACCACCAATTTCTTGAAATCTTTGTGCAACACTGTCCAGCTGCCCACCGAACTCCTCTAGCCAAGGTTCCATGTTCCGAGGAGATGCTTCAAGCCACCAA
This Arthrobacter sp. zg-Y20 DNA region includes the following protein-coding sequences:
- a CDS encoding metal-sensitive transcriptional regulator gives rise to the protein MQLDTTELAPVVNRLKRAQGQLAAVTRMLEEGRDCKDIVTQLAAVSKALDKAGFAIIASGLEQCLTNEDGSMDKKDLEKLFLSLA
- a CDS encoding sulfite exporter TauE/SafE family protein, translating into MTVAFAATLLLSVLIGLSLGLLGGGGSILTVPILTYVAGLNPREAIASSLFVVGATSAVSVLGHARKGRVMWRTGLLFGAAGMVGAFGGGQVGGRLPETVLMVAFAAMMLAASVAMIRGRRGAPADSRTGEQPAPKVLLMGLVIGLVAGLVGAGGGFLIVPALALLGGLTMPAAVATSLVVISLQSLAGLGGYLTTVNLNWPLVGAVTVLAVLGSLVGARLAGKIPEAALRRGFGLFVLVMGMFVLAQELLGLR